Genomic window (Drosophila sulfurigaster albostrigata strain 15112-1811.04 chromosome 2R, ASM2355843v2, whole genome shotgun sequence):
GATCACTTGGGATCCTGCGCGGAAAGCCGACGATACAATCAAGTGCTTAAGTATCAGCGAcgatttgaaatttgttgataTACCTGAATGGCCTAAACTTAATGTATGGGAAAGTATGTTTGATGACAATACAGATCTacttttttgaaaatgaactttgcaataaaagaaaacctCAATATGAGTTTATAAAAATGGCCTTAAAACTGTTAACTATTTTTAAGCACACAATAGGCTTGTCAAAAGCTTTTCaataataccaaaatttgtttgtactTAGAAAATTAACAACTGTtgtccacaaaaaaaagtttaaaatacaaaaccacaaccaaaaaaaatgtctGCTTCACGTCGTTTGAGTCGCGAACTGAGCGATATTTTAGCTTCCCAAATCGAAAATACTGCGCAACATTGAAGCCTCGGACGAATCGTTGCTACTGTGGACAGGACTCTTAGTGCCAGAGAAAGCACCTTATAATAAGGGCGCCTTTCGCATTCAGATTAGTTTCCCGACTCAATATCCGTTTTTGCCACCAAAGATACTCTTTAAAACGCAGATCTATCATCCCAATATCAATGAGAAGGGCGAAGTCTGCCTTTCAATTATCACAGCCGACAACTGGAAGCCAACCACACGAACCGAGCAGGTTCTTCAATCGTTGATTGACATTGTGCATAGTCCACAGCCCGAGCATCCACTGCGTTCCGATTTGGCGGAAGAGTACGTAAAGGATAACAAAAAGTTTATGAAAACGGCTGAGGAGTTCACCAAAAAGAATGCCGAAAAACGTCCTTAATAAGACAAAACAAGACagtacaaattttaaatcttCTTTAGGGTAAGACAGACAGGCCGGGCTGTACTTCAAAATTTTACATAAACcaatattaattaaactagtgtttgtttttatgctgtttaaattatttttaaagcattaGATTACTAAGATAACATTGGGTATAGCTCTTTGATCTTAATATAATCTAACTTAAATGATGTTCTAAACTGCCACTAATATGGAATCTGCAAAGTTATTTACATGCCAAGTTCTGTCTGTTTGGCCATTACATAATTCACAGTTAACACGGCAACATGGTAAGGCAAGCTACCAAGTTGTCCAGAAGGGAATTTACCATGGAAACTAGCTAAATTTAATGTCACACACAATGCTTATTCAGGCTCTAAGAGATGTTGCCGCTTGTGATCTTGATAATTAATTTAGAGGCTATTAATATAATTCAAGTTCAAGATGACGACAGGCCTGATAATTCTAAGAATGTAATTACAAGTACAAAGAAAAACTAGCATacgtattataaataaatatattacgaGTATTTCGGCATAGTTTTCCATTTGCGATCTTCCACATGATTGCAGAGGAAGTAATATTTGAaggcatttatttttaatcaagaatttaatacaattaagCAGCGATGTAATTGTTTGAAGTACcagttgcaattttaaatagatACATCAGATTGTTGACTAGCTAATTgagaataatttttaaattgtataggcagattaaatatacaattacgagtgaataaaatgtgaattatATGTGTTAATAGCTAATCATACGAATTTGAAAGACGGCTGACGAGGTCAAGCCCATTGACGCAATAAGTTTATTGTGCTATGCCGCATTGTTTTCATTAGTATTTCAGAATAATATTGTTAAAGTTGTTAAGCTTTTAACATGCAGCCCTCGGTGAAATATTCGTTATAATTATAGTAATTATATTAatcatcaaattgaaaatctgTAAAGCTTAAGCTACTTTTTGCCAGAATATCAATTGCGATTATAGCAGATATGCTAatatcaacaaacaaaaatcaatatttgccAAGAGTAATGCTTTTgatattatttgattaaatgCCATGAAACCGTGTAATTTTAGGCGAATTGATTTGTAATCCTATCCTGcattttttactatttaacAAAGGCTTCAGAGTTTATATTAatggaatatttataaattatgcaaatatgcaTGGGTTTGGCTGAATGTTAAACTTTAAAGAGTGCATTACAATTGAATTGTGTTTGCATGCAATtactactatatacatatattcaaattgatgttcaatttatattattgatagattggtttgttgttgcaatcaACATTATCATTATAGGCATTCTCACAACAGACAGCAACGAATTCACCGTTTTAATTACGGTAATTGCCGCAACTAATGTCATGCCATATTGTgtattaaacacaaaaaattattaacgGTGTAGTAATCTCGAGTGGACTGAAAATTGTAATAGATAAAACAAGTTGAGTATGTTTTTTCATTAGCTGGAAAGACCTCGTCGAGAGATTCTATCTAGATGTGCgatgaaataaaaatcaaaacaagtaTTATTAGGATTTATTTGCCAAGCAGTCGAGTCCGTTTAACATTTtcaatggaaaataataatCTAGGGCATTGGTAGTGCTTTATAATTGCTTACACACCTCTCTAGCGATTTGAACTATAAACTTGTCGCAAACTGTTGATTAACATTCCccgaaaacaaagcaaaggaCACACGTTGagcatacgccatgtgtgACAGTACAAAAAGTGCAATTTACACACATAAAagcccaaaaaagaaaaacaacaatggaATTTCAAACCCAAAGTCaaacacagcaaacaaacaacaacaagtgacTGGctgcaacaatagcagcaacagcagaagcagcagcaaagcaataGTTGAAACTATTTTGTGTACATGTCTGTGCACATgctataaacaataaacaaaggcaacaacaaaaacgataacgtttaaacaaaacaacggCGCCCAGCACAGGCAGCAAGCAAACTCACTCGAGCAGACAATGCCATGGGCATTTGAGTGCGAAACATGGCAGTGTACACacacaactcacacacacacacacacagacagatgTGCACAAATACATGAGCACAGCTAGAATATCACTCATACGCTAGCTAGGCCCGTAAAGAGTAAATGAGTGGAAaccccaacagcagcaatagcacaagcaacagcaacagctcgcATGTAAATTTCAGAGTGTGttcgattgtgtgtgtgtttgcgatTGTGTatgagaatgtgtgtgtgtgtgtgtttttagcGTGCTCATGCGGCAGTCCGAGCGATGAGCGTCGAGCGTCAAGCGTCGACCGTAGACCGTTGACGACCACTAAACTTAGCCGGCGCCTACTTCACATGCTCAGTAGACGAGCAACCCCTGAGTAAAACGCAACAAGCCAATGCCCAAAGCCGGCGttttaataactaaataaagcAGCGCTTTCAACTAATTTAACACAGAGCATCGCGAATGCAACGCGCTTCAATTGCCGGTAAGAAGTGGaacgagttgagttgagttttatGGTGATGATCATCATGTGGTTGTGTCTACAAATTTAACGCAATTTACTTAAATCAAACTGAACAAGAGACAACATAAATTgtcgaaattattatttcaaatagttaaaaaattgGAGCAAAATCATTATACAAATCACATAAAAATCAATCGGAAGTGTTAGCAAAGCCAAGGATAAAAAGGCAAGGCTGAAAAGGGCGATTGACACGTTTTgtgttgcgcatacgccgcgtaggcgttattaattttttacgCTATTCTCTTGGCAAAGTGGCCTTGtcgtgtgtttatttttactgGGATTTCAAGAAACTCGCCAATCGTGCTTTCTCTGTGGgcgagagtgtgtgtaacagtgtgtgtgtgtgtatctcaGATTGACGCCAGCGCAACTAATTGCCAAGTGGCAAGGAATCAAATCGCGTTTACTTTGCGGTAGCGTGGAAACACATCAAGATGTCATTCGATATTGCCATTGCCGATCAGATGCGTATTGCATTAAGGTAAGTGCTTTCGCATTGAATTGCATATtcaattcatattattatacaatatgTCTACAGCCATGCGGTATTAAGTATAATTGAACAAAATTGCGAGTTAAATTAAGTGATTTTTAacttgcaatttaaatatatgcaatcttttttaatatataaactccatttatttaattggatGCAACGACTCATTTCCGTGTATGCACTATATTTGCTTATTCACTCAAATTctagtaaaatataaataaatatatatttttatgctgTACCGCAATTcgtaataaacaaaaaataagaaaaaaattaatcatAAAAATGTTCGGTACTTTCGTGTAAATGCGTCGACATTATTCccataattcattttttatctCGATAAGAAATCAGCAGAGAACTCATAATGGATtgtgtattaaaataattgaacaacaatttgaaaataagtcTAACACTTCCACGTTAAATCGAGGTTAAGTTTGCACGAGCTTAAATAGATTGCAATTAGAAATCAAAGCGAAACCACAGCCAATGATGCCTCGGTATTGAACTTTTTGACATTTGCTATCGATTCACAAACATCAATGAGGAGCTGCAATCAAATTGATGTGAAGTTCAAATGTCAGCCGGCTGTATGTGGCTCAGTAACGTGACCATTTCTTATCGCAGTGACTTGAGAAATCAgagttataaaataaaatatgtatattattatgacAGCCGCGTCAGAGGCGAGAGCCTGAGAGTCTCTGTTCTTATCAACAGCGTGCCAGGCCTTCATAGGTTGCTCAGAATCCGGTTCACTTTACAGCTGGAGGtcttataaatagaaatatatgttATTGCATCCGTGTTGTCTGCATTGTCGACTCACCTTATTGACTTTAATGTGCTGTCTGGAAATGTGGCTTGTACTCTGGACCTTACCCATCCATTGAAAGTGATTTCACATTTGTATTTTCGCAAGTGGTTGACAATggctcgcttttttttttaagactTATGTTCGCATGAACTCGCTATCAGTTTAAGCGTTCTGTCTACTGTTAATTCTAAAGTATCAATATCAAATAAACTGATAAGATTTATTCGAGTTTGTAGAGAGACTACTGGAAGCGTGTGTCATTATCGacattatgtatataaacattttttgttggttttctaAATGCGTCATTTTTGGTTTATGCCCCTCAActacataaattatatgtttacTTAGCTTACCACATGACATCGACAATTTCATTATCACCTGCAACTTTCGccaattaatatgaaattgtgACTAGCCGGCCAATGTCAAGATTAAGATTTTATTGTCACTTTGAAGTGAACCCACAAAAGATCACGTTTTGCGGTGACTTTACGAAAAATTCTGCAAATGTCACAAGTCACATTAAGAAACTCTttgaaagaaaacaaattccGAAGTTGTGCCGAAATTGCAATTACGTCAACCTGAAgagtcaataaaatatttgctttaaaacTGGTCTTTCCATGAGCTTATGACTTTTTGCTTATATTGCATTATTGGCAGACACTTCTGTGAATGATAAACAAAACattgaatcaaattaaattaatagaaCTATTGATTATGAAAATGGCCACAATTATTTCTTCTTGCTTATTGATGATTTCTTTTGCACTCTAATTAAACTAGAAATGTAACACTAAAAATATCATTCAAATATGTTTGTtctaaattatgaatttttataattatgaacagcaaatttatgaaaatattttctctCTTGAATTTATTTACGAGTACTTCAGATGAAAACaagtataacaaaaaaatgtaatttccaatttaatttgcaagcaataaaaataaattttgcctTTTccgtatttataaattgttggcAATATTTCTGGATTATTCTTTTATTAGCCAAAATCTATCATTGGCTgctaaaattgcatttctatttggcatttgcattgcCTTACACTTCATTGCACGATTTtgataaatggaaaattttaaacattttggcAGGCAAAATAAAATTCGCTCGAGCGAAATGCCATTGACCTGCATCGTTGACGAGGATGCTGATGTATtcaaatattgattgatttttcttATCGTTTCTGCAGgaattatacaatattatttatatttctggcatttttattttacactctTGCAATTCTCGACAAATTGGTAAGAAAATATTTAGACTAATTGGCATCCCATAAATGAGGAACGAAATTGTCGTGTATTTGGGTTGCAGCACATTCTTTTCAGTGTGAGAGGGTTATACAGATTTTTCAAATCGCTTTTTTAGGTCAggcattaaattattaaatcttTATTATAGAT
Coding sequences:
- the LOC133836897 gene encoding LOW QUALITY PROTEIN: ubiquitin-conjugating enzyme E2-18 kDa (The sequence of the model RefSeq protein was modified relative to this genomic sequence to represent the inferred CDS: deleted 1 base in 1 codon) produces the protein MSASRRLSRELSDILASKSKILRNIEASDESLLLWTGLLVPEKAPYNKGAFRIQISFPTQYPFLPPKILFKTQIYHPNINEKGEVCLSIITADNWKPTTRTEQVLQSLIDIVHSPQPEHPLRSDLAEEYVKDNKKFMKTAEEFTKKNAEKRP